The Synechocystis sp. PCC 7509 genome includes a window with the following:
- the leuB gene encoding 3-isopropylmalate dehydrogenase, protein MTQYRITLLPGDGIGPEIMAIAREVLQVVGQQFDLSFEFTEALIGGAAIDATGEPLPSETLDKCRDSDAVVLAAIGGYKWDNLPRHLRPETGLLGLRAGLGLFANLRPAKILPQLIDASSLKKEIVEGVDIMVVRELTGGVYFGQPKGIFTTETGEKRGVNTMAYTESEIDRIGRVGFETALKRGKKLCSVDKANVLDVSQLWRDRINELAKEYPNVELSHLYVDNAAMQLIRYPKQFDTIVTGNLFGDILSDAAAMLTGSIGMLPSASLGTAGTPGVFEPVHGSAPDIAGKDLANPIAQVLSVAMMLRYALNQPQASDRIEQAVMKVLDNGDRTGDIMATGMNQLGCKAMGEAIIKALD, encoded by the coding sequence ATGACACAGTACAGGATTACGCTTTTACCAGGAGATGGAATCGGCCCGGAAATCATGGCGATCGCACGGGAAGTATTACAAGTAGTAGGACAACAATTCGATCTAAGCTTTGAATTTACCGAAGCTTTAATAGGCGGTGCGGCGATTGATGCGACGGGCGAACCTTTGCCTTCAGAAACCTTAGATAAATGCCGAGACAGCGACGCAGTAGTATTAGCAGCCATCGGCGGTTATAAATGGGATAACTTACCGCGCCATTTGCGCCCAGAAACTGGACTATTGGGACTAAGAGCGGGTTTAGGATTATTTGCCAACTTGCGCCCAGCAAAGATTTTACCCCAATTAATTGATGCGTCTTCTTTGAAAAAAGAAATAGTAGAAGGCGTAGATATTATGGTAGTGCGCGAACTTACCGGGGGCGTATATTTTGGGCAACCAAAGGGAATTTTTACCACCGAAACCGGGGAAAAACGGGGAGTAAATACAATGGCTTACACCGAAAGCGAAATTGATCGCATTGGGAGAGTTGGATTTGAAACCGCACTTAAACGGGGTAAAAAACTTTGCTCGGTAGATAAAGCAAACGTTTTAGACGTTTCGCAACTGTGGCGCGATCGCATTAACGAACTTGCTAAAGAATACCCCAATGTTGAACTATCCCACCTGTATGTAGATAACGCCGCCATGCAGCTAATTCGCTACCCCAAACAGTTCGATACAATTGTTACGGGTAATTTGTTTGGAGACATCCTTTCTGATGCCGCAGCCATGCTTACGGGCAGCATCGGTATGTTACCATCGGCAAGTTTAGGAACTGCTGGAACTCCTGGAGTATTTGAACCCGTGCATGGTTCAGCGCCCGATATTGCTGGGAAAGATTTGGCAAATCCCATCGCTCAAGTATTAAGTGTGGCGATGATGTTACGCTACGCCCTCAACCAACCACAAGCGAGCGATCGCATTGAGCAAGCAGTAATGAAAGTATTAGATAATGGCGATCGCACCGGGGATATTATGGCTACAGGGATGAATCAATTAGGCTGTAAAGCTATGGGTGAAGCGATAATTAAAGCCTTAGATTAA
- the petM gene encoding cytochrome b6-f complex subunit PetM, with protein sequence MGGEMFTAIILSFSLILVGIVLGYALLKIQGDEEEAL encoded by the coding sequence ATGGGCGGAGAAATGTTTACAGCAATTATTTTGTCTTTTTCTTTAATTTTAGTAGGCATAGTCCTAGGCTACGCACTACTCAAAATTCAAGGTGACGAAGAAGAAGCTCTTTAA
- the pdxA gene encoding 4-hydroxythreonine-4-phosphate dehydrogenase PdxA, with the protein MDSIEIADSTTTKKPVRPRLALPIGDPAGIGLEVTLQALNDPEVTANCDVTVIGDRTFLTELLKVEPQKYIHPSKLTIIEVPCSGQITVGIGNAASGEASFRYLEKAIALTLAGEFDAIVTAPIAKSAWKAAGHNYPGQTELLAEKAGVEKFGMLFVGTSPHTGWTLRTLLATTHIPLRQVADTLTPQLMAAKLDLLLESLDKYFGITKPRIAIAGLNPHSGEQGQLGKEEQEWLIPWLEQERDRRPGLVLDGPIPPDTMWVKPAQAWFGSIDSKAHDAYLALYHDQGLIPVKQLAFDRAVNTSIGLPFVRTSPDHGTAFDIAGLGIADPTSMKAAILLATEMISSQRF; encoded by the coding sequence ATGGATTCCATCGAAATAGCTGATAGCACTACTACAAAAAAACCTGTGCGACCGCGTTTGGCGCTGCCCATCGGCGATCCAGCCGGGATAGGATTAGAAGTAACTTTGCAAGCGCTCAACGACCCAGAGGTTACAGCAAACTGTGATGTAACGGTAATAGGCGATCGCACTTTTTTAACCGAACTATTAAAAGTCGAGCCGCAAAAGTATATACACCCAAGTAAATTAACTATTATTGAAGTTCCGTGTAGCGGACAAATAACAGTTGGGATAGGGAATGCGGCTAGTGGAGAAGCAAGCTTTAGGTATTTAGAAAAAGCGATCGCGCTCACCTTAGCCGGAGAATTTGACGCTATTGTAACAGCACCGATTGCTAAATCGGCATGGAAAGCGGCGGGACACAATTATCCTGGACAAACGGAACTATTAGCTGAAAAAGCAGGAGTAGAAAAGTTTGGGATGTTATTTGTGGGTACATCGCCTCATACAGGCTGGACGCTGCGAACATTACTTGCGACCACACATATACCTTTAAGACAGGTAGCAGACACCCTCACACCGCAGCTAATGGCAGCTAAACTCGATTTATTGTTAGAGAGCTTGGACAAATATTTTGGGATAACAAAACCAAGAATTGCGATCGCGGGTTTAAATCCCCATAGTGGAGAACAAGGGCAATTAGGGAAAGAAGAGCAAGAATGGTTAATACCTTGGCTAGAACAGGAACGCGATCGCCGTCCGGGGTTAGTATTAGACGGGCCAATTCCGCCTGATACCATGTGGGTAAAGCCTGCTCAAGCGTGGTTTGGGAGCATTGATTCAAAAGCCCACGATGCTTATTTAGCTTTGTATCACGACCAAGGATTGATTCCGGTGAAACAACTAGCCTTTGATCGCGCAGTAAATACATCAATTGGTTTACCATTTGTTCGTACATCCCCCGATCATGGTACAGCTTTTGACATTGCAGGCTTAGGAATTGCCGATCCAACCAGCATGAAAGCCGCAATTTTGTTAGCAACAGAAATGATTTCTAGCCAACGTTTTTAA
- the nblR gene encoding response regulator transcription factor NblR has translation MITTVERNTCVLVIETDEVLASQVSLDLQASGYEAVVVKDAAAGIHQVRDRHPALIVVDRMLAGESGLSLCDFLRKTGSKEPMLVLMARDTVDDRVACLESGADDYFLKPYRSEEFLKLVRLYLQEPAATEQLRFGDLAIDLATRRAIRHGRAIDLTMKEFELLKYLMEHPREVLTREQILENVWGYDFMGESNVIEVYIRYLRLKIEDEGQKRLIQTVRGVGYVLREAY, from the coding sequence ATGATTACAACTGTTGAACGCAATACCTGCGTGTTGGTAATTGAGACGGACGAAGTTTTAGCCTCTCAAGTCAGTCTCGACTTGCAAGCATCGGGCTATGAGGCAGTGGTAGTAAAGGATGCAGCCGCAGGAATCCACCAAGTGCGCGATCGCCATCCGGCTTTGATTGTTGTCGATCGAATGCTGGCGGGAGAATCGGGGCTGAGTTTGTGCGACTTCTTGCGAAAAACTGGTTCAAAAGAGCCAATGCTTGTATTGATGGCACGAGATACCGTTGACGATCGCGTAGCTTGCTTAGAATCGGGCGCGGATGATTACTTTCTTAAACCCTACCGCTCGGAAGAATTTTTAAAGTTAGTGCGTCTGTACTTGCAAGAACCCGCCGCTACTGAACAATTACGGTTTGGAGACTTGGCGATCGATTTGGCTACTCGCCGTGCTATTCGTCACGGTCGCGCCATTGACCTAACTATGAAAGAATTTGAATTGCTCAAGTATTTGATGGAGCATCCCCGCGAAGTATTGACCCGCGAACAAATATTAGAAAATGTTTGGGGTTATGACTTTATGGGCGAATCAAATGTAATTGAAGTCTATATTCGTTACTTGCGCTTGAAAATAGAAGATGAAGGTCAAAAACGCTTGATTCAAACAGTCCGAGGCGTAGGGTACGTTTTACGCGAAGCCTATTAA
- a CDS encoding SDR family oxidoreductase gives MTLLVVGSTGTLGRQVVRRALDEGYKVRCLVRSPKKAAFLREWGAEIVQGNLCYPDTLPPSLEGITMIIDAATSRPTDSLSIKQVDWDGKVSLIQAAKAAGIERYIFFSFLDSDKFPEVPLMEIKRCTELFLAQSGLNYTVLQLSGFMQGLIGQYAIPILEKQAVWITGESSPVAYMDTQDIAKFAVRALKMPETENKTFPLVGTRAWSAEEIIALCERLSGQDARITRMPINLLRTVRHISRFFQWGWNLSDRLAFAEVLATGKPITAPMQEVYEAFELNPDETTTLESYMQEYFARIMKKLKELDYEKLKTKKKSQKKTPFNKS, from the coding sequence ATGACTTTATTAGTTGTCGGTTCTACAGGAACTTTAGGAAGACAAGTAGTTCGCCGCGCTCTGGATGAGGGGTATAAAGTACGCTGTCTAGTCAGAAGCCCGAAAAAAGCAGCCTTTTTGAGAGAATGGGGAGCCGAAATTGTTCAAGGAAACTTATGTTATCCCGACACTTTACCACCGTCTCTGGAAGGAATTACGATGATAATAGATGCCGCTACCAGTCGCCCTACAGATTCATTGAGCATTAAACAGGTAGATTGGGATGGCAAAGTTTCCCTAATTCAAGCGGCGAAAGCTGCGGGAATTGAGCGCTATATCTTCTTTTCGTTTCTCGACTCCGACAAGTTCCCAGAAGTGCCATTAATGGAAATCAAACGCTGTACGGAACTATTTTTAGCCCAATCAGGCTTAAATTACACCGTGTTGCAGTTAAGTGGGTTCATGCAAGGATTAATCGGTCAGTACGCTATTCCCATTTTAGAAAAACAAGCAGTGTGGATTACTGGTGAATCTTCTCCGGTGGCTTACATGGATACCCAAGATATCGCTAAGTTTGCCGTCCGCGCTTTGAAAATGCCGGAAACAGAGAATAAAACTTTTCCTTTAGTCGGTACTCGTGCTTGGAGTGCTGAAGAAATTATTGCCTTGTGCGAACGATTGTCAGGACAAGATGCACGGATAACTCGGATGCCTATTAATCTACTACGGACGGTGCGCCATATATCGCGGTTTTTTCAATGGGGTTGGAATTTGTCCGATAGACTCGCTTTTGCTGAAGTATTAGCAACAGGTAAACCGATTACTGCACCGATGCAAGAAGTATATGAAGCCTTTGAACTAAATCCTGATGAAACTACTACCCTAGAAAGCTATATGCAGGAGTATTTCGCCAGAATTATGAAAAAACTTAAAGAGCTAGATTACGAAAAGTTAAAAACTAAAAAGAAATCCCAAAAAAAGACTCCCTTTAATAAATCCTAA
- a CDS encoding NAD(+) kinase, whose product MPKIGIIYNDEKPVARRVAHELQHKLIAIGCDVCMTTGLGGILGYATPDSSVCHTPIECLTPPGFDSAMSFAIVLGGDGTVLSAFRQVAPVGIPLLAVNSGHMGFLTETYVNTLPEALDSVMEGAYEIEERVMLTVQVVRKNTVSWEALCLNEMVLHREPLTSMCHFEIAIGHHAPVDIAADGIIVSTPTGSTAYSLSAGGPVVTPGVPVLQLVPICPHSLASRALVFADTEVVTVLPANPTRLIMVVDGNAGCYVFPEDRVLIEKSPYLAKFIRLQSPEFFRILREKLGWGLAHIAKPTSVELP is encoded by the coding sequence GTGCCGAAAATAGGCATCATATACAATGACGAAAAACCCGTCGCGCGTCGCGTCGCTCACGAATTACAACACAAACTGATAGCTATTGGTTGCGATGTTTGTATGACCACTGGTTTAGGTGGAATTTTGGGCTATGCTACCCCCGATAGTTCCGTATGTCATACGCCCATTGAATGCCTAACTCCTCCAGGTTTTGATTCAGCGATGAGTTTTGCCATCGTTTTAGGCGGCGATGGGACAGTGCTTTCCGCTTTTCGCCAAGTTGCCCCGGTGGGTATCCCTTTATTGGCGGTCAATAGCGGTCATATGGGATTTTTGACCGAAACCTACGTCAATACGCTGCCCGAAGCCTTGGATAGCGTCATGGAGGGCGCATACGAGATTGAAGAACGGGTAATGCTAACAGTGCAAGTAGTTCGCAAAAATACTGTATCGTGGGAAGCCTTGTGTTTGAACGAAATGGTGCTGCATCGAGAACCTTTAACCAGTATGTGCCATTTTGAAATTGCCATCGGTCATCACGCTCCCGTAGATATTGCCGCCGATGGGATAATTGTCTCTACACCAACAGGTTCTACAGCCTATTCCTTAAGCGCTGGCGGCCCAGTGGTAACGCCGGGAGTGCCAGTATTGCAATTAGTGCCGATATGTCCCCACTCTTTGGCTTCTAGAGCTTTAGTATTTGCGGATACAGAAGTTGTCACAGTTCTTCCGGCTAACCCTACTCGCTTAATCATGGTGGTAGACGGTAATGCTGGATGCTATGTATTTCCAGAAGATCGCGTACTAATAGAAAAGTCGCCTTACTTGGCAAAGTTTATTCGCTTGCAATCACCAGAGTTTTTCCGCATCTTACGGGAAAAACTTGGCTGGGGTTTAGCTCACATCGCTAAACCGACTTCGGTAGAACTTCCTTGA